The Nicotiana tomentosiformis chromosome 9, ASM39032v3, whole genome shotgun sequence genome contains the following window.
ATGACAAGAAAGGAACAGTCATAGGATTAGCTATTGGTTTAGGAATTTCTGGGCTGCTACTGATTTTGTTAGCTGGTTTATGGGGTTACAGAGAGAAGTCAGGTAAGAGTAAGAGAGAAAAGTATAGTGATGTGGAAAGGCAGAAAAGCTTATATCTTGGATCAAAAAAGGAGTCTTTAAATAAGGAGGTTGAAGTGAATTTAATGGCTGATGTTTCAGATTGTTTAGATAAGTATAAAATGTATAAAATTGAACAACTTTGGGAAGCAACAGATGGATTTGATGAAGGGTGTTTGATTCAAGGGTCTGTGTATAAAGGTATAATTGATGGAGAAGTGTTTGCAATCAAGAAAATGAAGTGGAATGCCCGTGAGGAGCTCAAGATCCTCCAAAAGGTAAATATTTTACTCCAATTCTATACTTTAATTAAGCCTTTGTATTCATCCCAACAAGACACCAGTAAAAAGTTAGATTTTTCTTAAATATTGTGGAGTTGGAGTTTGTTTGTGCTTACGATTATTCCATAAATTATTTATTGTGAACTGTTCTATTGACTATCTGCTAATTTTCAGGAAATTTCCTAATAATTTTTTGTTTCCGCTGTAATTAGAGCCGGACATAAGAATTTTTCccctttttttcaaaaaaaattgattttttttggaAATAAGCGttttttgttcataaaattttcaattttcaattttcaaaaaatttcactcaaatcactaataaaacttcaaaaacaatccaaaactatattcatgtccaaatacaactctaaatttcaaataccaatTTGAGTTAGAAATTTTTTCCCCCTACtttagaattttacaattcttatgtccaaacgcccacttagaaCATTAGCTTCAAAATTTACACCTACTTTATCGAGGGGTATAATGGTTCGAAGATAAGTTATGATGTGATTAATTATTctgatattatttttttattgatTGTTTGATGTATTGTACTAATCCTGCGATTAtcaattttactattttatcctaGGATAACTTATCATTACATAAATTATCTCGATACTATTTTTAATCATGAGATAGTTTATTCCAAAATTAGTAACCAAACAAGGAATAAGACAATATTAAATTTTTAtcccaaaattattttttctttacgtatcgtaccaaacgaccccttattgTCAAATTTAAACCTCCACTTTAGAATTGCTTTTGCATCATTGAGAATTTACTAATGTTAGAATTCCATTGCAGAAAAGATTTTCCTCCAAAGTATTTAATTAAAAATTGGTGAGGTTTAGTGACCTGTCGTATTCTTAAGTCATTAGGACTATAATATTCAAGTGGACTATTATGCCTGTTTGAATTTAATAATATATTATTTAAGTTAATCAACACCATTCTATCCTGAATTTATTTGTTCTTTTCATTAAAAAACTTTTTCTATTTGTTCCTCAATTATTCaccttttgttttttctttttcattgatGTTTGTGAGGAGACCCTACCAATCCCTCAAACCCCTTTTAACAAGAATGGTGGGTGGCAGGGTAATGGACCCATAAGCAAAGTTATTGTATATCAAAAATTAACAATAGTGGCTAATGAAATAGAAGAAGTATTATGAAATCTAAGTTAAATTTTAACggagaaaaaaatatattaagtAATTCTTCTATATGTCTATGCCTAAATTTTGACGTATAGAGTTATTTGGTACATTTATTGGTGGAAGGTAGTAGGTATCAAATGAAATAGTTGTGCGCATAAACTGAATTAAACGCAAAAAGACGAACACTTTGCCATTGAAAAGATTAAGTAAAACAAAAACTCAAACCAAATTAAATGAATTTTTTTCCCTATGACCTCAAGTTTGTTAGTTGCAATTGAGTGTGGCTACCTACATCTAATACTCCACTACTTTAGCTTAGCTTGGCTGTACTActttgaattgattttattagCCTACCTATTTCAATAAAGAAACGTCATCATATCCTATTTTGCAACCTCTCTTGCAGTATTGTTGCATTTAGTGCTTTATTTGTCTTATTTTTATGTCACTAAAAATACTATTTTTCAATTTAActccaaatattatttttttcaaaaattataatttttaagtTCAAACACCTACTTAATGATTTTCCCTTTTATGTTTTTGGTAGGTGAACCATGGGAATTTAGTGAAGCTAGATGGTTTTTGCATAGACCCTAAAGAAGCAAATTGCTATTTAGTTTATGAATATGTTGAGAATGGTTCATTACATTCATGGCTTCACGAGGGCATAAAAGAAAAATTGAGCTGGAAAACAAGGTTAAAAATAGCCACTGATGTTGCAAATGGTCTCTTATATATCCATGAACATACAAGACCAAGGGTTGTACACAAAGATATTAAGAGTAGCAACATTCTCCTAGACTCAAACATGAGAGCCAAAGTTGCCAATTTTGGACTTGCTAAATCAGGCTGCAATGCTATAACGATGCACATTGTTGGAACTCAGGGCTACATTGCCCCCGAGTATCTCACCGATGGTATTGTATCGACTAAAATGGATGTTTTCTCATTCGGGGTTGTGTTGCTCGAGCTTATGTCAGGGAGAGAAGCTATCGACGATGAAGGGAAAGTTTTGTGGGCTAAAGTTGGCGAAATCTTGGAAGGGAGTGAAGAGAGAAAAGTGAAGAAATTGCAAGAATGGATGGATGATAGTCTTCTTAGAGAGGAATGTACAATGGAGAGTGTTATGAATGTGATGTCTGTGGCCATTTCTTGTTTGAATAAAGATCCTTCAAAAAGGCCTAGTATGGTGGAAATTGTGTATGCTTTGTCTAAAAGTATTGATCCGTTTTCTGATATATCAGAAGAGGGATTATCTCCAAGGCAAGTGACAGCAAGATAGACTACAAGTTATGGTCCTAGGAGGACGTGGTACCTATGTTGCGTGGACTCTTCAAAATGATATCGCATCCGTATTCAAATTCTCTAAAAATGCACTATTTTTAGAGAATCTGACAAACCTCCAGAGATATTTTTGGAGAGCTCAGGCAACACAGCTTGGTACTTCAGTATCGTAGCGTTTGGTATTCGAACATTAGCTCAAGGTATTTTCTCTAGTAATGCAGAGTCTATATAAGTAGAGCATATTATGTAAACTAGTTTTGAAGTGGAGTAGCATTTTGTATTTTTGAGGTTTTTATTTTACTTAAAAGTTTGCTTCTATGTGTAATACTCTTTTAGTAgtagtatttttcttttatttttctagcCGTAGTGGAAAATCCTTTTGAAATATGTATTCAGTGGTGCTGATATCTTCGAGTGTGAGAATAAATAACTCGTTGAGCTTGTTTGTTATTGCAAAATATTGAAAAGGGATGGAGAAATTAGTTTAATGTAGGTGTGACATTGTTTTGAAATATACTCCTTTCGTACATGTGAACTAAtttaagttgctcggactctttaTTTTGGGTGTTGTATCCGTATCAACACGACATGGGTGTAGATGTGGATATGAGATCCGTATTGAATCTGGTCAATCGATTCTGGAtactttgaccaaaatcaacgGAAAAATTGTTCGGGGCTATCATGTTCAAGAGCAAATTATGTTCGTGGTTGTTTTCTGTACAAAAAACAGTTAATTCACAAAGTATCAAATTGTTGGAGCCATTATAAGACACCTTTTTACAGAAGTTTACGATCTGTGTGAGACTATTCGTGTGGTGTTATCATTCCATTTAAGTATTTTGAGTTTATATCTTGATTAGCATGTTCTTCTGAGATAGCTTATTTAACTTGATCATCATGTTCTGGTAGATACTTTCATTCCGGGGAGTTTATGGTATGAAATCATTTGATTTCTGATTTTTCTAAAGGTGATTCATAACATCATTTGATTACTTGTAATTATGTTTTAGAGACATTTATGTTATAAAATGCAATGTTGTGCGGTAACAAAATCGAAAAGAATGGACCATATTCCAAAAGAATGAAGATAGGGCACTTTTATTGATCATTCTAAATGATGACAAAAACAGAAATCAGTCTGTTTACATTATACTTTCAAGGGTACGGCCCTTTTTATATTATACGTAAATACAAAATATTTTGTGGATCGTGCTATTGTTTATTTTAGTCTTGGTCGTTTTCGAGATCCTCTAGTTCATTATAAGTAGGTGGATATGAAGGAAGTTTACAGTAGCACGTAACATGCTCGAGTTCCATATATGCAATACATTTGTTCATTGCAGTCGTCATCCTTATTGCACACATGTCCATTGGAAAAAATAAAGTGTGTTTATAATCTGGTTGAATGTGAACTATTACATAATTGACATTTTTTCCGGAGTTAATAAAGGATGAGGATTGAGGGGAGATCTAATTTAAATAGCAACCACAAAAGGATAATAAAGTCACTTTGGTAAGGATCACTTTACtcttaaaatgagattttttggCACAAATTCAAATTAATGAGACTCAAAAGTAGGTGTGAACACCGActtaaaaaattaagaaaaaaactTAAATAACAACGAGTTTGAGACATTACATCTCTATTTGTGCCCATATCAAAAAATGCGAATTACTAagttgtttaatttttttttctttttcaaaaattaaataaGAAATTTAATTGGGTCAATAGTGTGCTACTTtactgaatttgaaaatttgaaattacTATTTTAATTGTGACCTATACAAATGAATAGAGAGAAAGAGGGCTAGATTATTTATGGCTTTTTAACCCGCTTGATccctttttaactattatttaaataaatagtatcatttattgtttattccataaagaacacttttttttcattattagcatattataaaaattaaactcAATATTTAATAAGTTAATTGACTCATTAATCACAGAAAGTATTTTCTTTTGTCCATCCCATTCTCCCTTTttaacattcatcttcttcactccattttttaaaatctaatgcatatgtgaatgccacctaaattcaagatgtattgatttatacgccttttatactttgtatatcaagtatcactttaattcaaaatgtatttatatgtatataattattgtatatttatttgtgaagtgccatcttattttaagatgtatttttaatgtatatttcaaatatattttatatatcaagtgccattttaattcaggattattttttatgtatatttatattccatcttaattaaatttaagatatatttttatgtatatttcacatgtctacgtggcatcttaattgaagatatattttttatgtatatttttgtatattttatatgtgttaattcaatgtatatattttttatatatatacgttttgtatatattaacatatattattatcaaagtaagatctttatgttaagaaaggaataaagaagaaagagaaaaacttaagaaagataattaaaaaaaaatagaataaatttagaaaatatattggcttcagcagaaaacaaaattaagaagatgaagaaaaagaaggaaagctaattgataaagagaaaaaaaaagcatgatttttgtacaaagaattattaactttccattcaaattgcttatgtttagggactaataattaatattcctattttaatggaactgtgtgctataaatataaatattttcttgcTACAACTGTAATATTGAGTTTCATGctaagaatttattatatttcttttaaactgtGACAGTTATGAAtttgttataaataaatatttatttacctAATGAAATAAGCAAAAAGGACACCAAGAAAACCTTTAGGAAAAATGTTTCCTTCTCCATTCTCTTCCAAGTATTTTGATAGCACTACAATAAATCTATGAGTCTGTTACTATTTAATATCTCTTGCAATTTAAGTCTTGTTTTTAGCAATGTATTTATAGGGAAACAAAAGACTTGCAATGAATTTTTTTGGTATGGGAAAATAGTAACCAAGATTACTTATAATCTATTTGGAAAAGTTAGTAGTAACTTAATTTGCCTAATTTGGTGTTTGGGAAGTAATCTAATTTCAAGTTCGTTTTTTTACAAGGTaattagaaccccttttatattATTAAATTAAAGTAATTAAGTATGCAATCAGAAACCCCTTATAGTAAATATTAAGTTAGATCAAAATTTGACatgattaatattttttaatttgttcGCACATTGTGCGGGTTCTATACTAGTTCATTAAAAAGAAGAATAATGTTGAACCAACTAAATTTTAAAGGGGACATCTCAATAGGGTAGGTTATTGATTTTTTTAATGGACATTAATATTCGATGGTAAAATGGTGAATTCCTAGTAATGAAATTGAGAAATTAGTATtatttatccgtaaaacggtacagttgaatttatacgtgatttctagacaagtgaactaatttgatcttgaaataatataataatcgaagaaatacatagtacttagccttggaatgtagatgaaatagcaaaggTAGCGATTCCGTGAACAAGGTTTCcgaacacaacaatgatgagatcaaaaagcaagagagtgaaattgtataaagctttgtatagaatatagtatatgttaaTTGCCAGAAATTTCTTGTCCATTataatgataactgagctcactatttatagctatgcctaGGGAAAAAGGTCCAAGGATCACGCCCTCTtataatgccaattatgagggtcattgatgaagatataacgTTGAGCGTAAATGCCAAATTTCTTGAAACGGAACGTCAttcttaatgctgtagaatatttcttagtaaatgctaccgggcgcagagcatttaatacacttttatgaacgttatctgTCCCGATGACAAGCGTCGTGACTGCGTTCAGTCCTCAGCCATTccatcttggattccacgtgtcctcTTTTTAGTCAGCCAcgtatcatatcatattttaccctatacacatAGTTCCCTTGCtctccggtgacataactttgtgttacggggaagttggtagaaatatcTTTTTGGgaggaattactataattccctccGAAGGTCgctgacagttgattagacgcatgtctttccgcatttaataccccgaacacgcgtcatcccatgattcagcacagtttttgccgattatcgaggtaatcatggccacgaaTTTAGCcaccaaaattttacttatacataactttcttttcctttgcgtttcatAATAGCTTGAGCTTGCATCCTTGTTTTTCATCCTTTTtataattttcttcaaacacaaactctttatcttcttcttttccaGTGGCTTTTTCCTCCAAATGTGGTGGTTCTacaaagaataagaacaaaaccgaggattTCGTTCCTCCAACAGTAGATTCCATCATCCTaagaaggcttagtacttcgaagaattttgaagagaaatttcctgctgctaaccctcgtacatggagtgttagtaggtacccttcttccattcatcCTTCTagtattcctgttgtgaaggagaGCTACCACTGCAATGAGTTGGAAATTATCGCTCCTGATCTATCAGAGCGAGTGTCCCTTCCCAAAgaaggttttacatattttttcacatatccctttactttgggtgcgttttctttgagcagAGAGCTAgattccgtgattgcggagttttgccttcgctaccaggaATGCTTggcataggtaagtccttcagcaTGGAGGACGATCACCTGCCTCCAATGCTTGTGCCAAGCAACTtgggaggagctaaccttagctcatgtgatgaatctctattcccccaaaatcttccgcgggggaatgataaacctttgcaagcgtggccaccatgctctattttctagcatggatgatgacaacgaccgtagGTGAATAAAAATGTTTATTTCAGTTGCCACCAATGACATCATTCCAACAACAGCTTCATCCTTACTGGTTGCTTGaaaccgcactcgtaagttcttTGTATATTATTCCTCTTACTAGATATTCTTATATGGTCGTATCATCTCTTCACCCTGCGCATGTTTCAGTAACTCGATGGCTCCCGCCAGTGGTGGAAGGTTTGAACCGGTGGGTTCAAAAGATTTTGGACGTCACAACGCCCGAAACTCGttcgtggaaagaactggcccttaaatacgggtggaaggacaAAAATCATGTTAAGTCTAATTTACCTtgattatatttttgtatatgaagaacttggttgaacccttctgactttgtttatggaattaggtctacctgcgggctctgttgctgtccccgaggaggatgttttggttgatcctgctaatgcagcgaggctgcttcacGAAACACTTACTCGAATAGGTATCTACGGGCCTGTTTTGGGTGCAAATATTTCTTTACGGAGTACCCGATCGAAGGATAAAAAAACAAAGAGAAGACGCTCCTTTGCGGTCGGGGAAAAGAATAGGGCAAAGGTTGATGACCCGAATCATCTCGAGTGGTgatgatgactggtcctccttctgCGTTGGTcgtagacaccgtgatgattaATGATGATGAGGAAGCTGTTGATGAGGGATTTTCTTTACATAGAaggcgacgatcctcatcatctcaacaggatgctcgactTGTTGAGATAGTTACACTAACTGAGTacgatgtctcggcactttggggagaatctgatttgGTAGAATATGCCAACTTCCGTTTTTGGGCCCCAATTATTGCAACCGCTACTGCGGGGCTGAGTACTAGGtccttgccgtctttggttggcgagcatcaaacAACCAGCTCTATATTTGATGCAActtcttctcactcttcaactccatcagcttcgtCTCCACCTTTACCAACACCAACAATTACTACATCATTTCCATTTTCGTCTACTCTTCCACCAGTGGTTGCTACACCATCTCCTTCGGTCGCACCTTACCAtaaagaaggtgttcctcttccactgTCCTCAGTTCATGGGAACTTGGGGTAGAATTATGCCgctccttctgaagatccacaaaggaggaggaacatcACTCTTTCGGTCTCTAATGGGTGCAACCTGCTATCGCGGCCGGTGGatcttgctaattacctgaaCCCTTTGGCTTTAGAaaaagactgggaaaagattcaTACACTCTCGGGAGAGTATTTGTTGAACAATTCTATGCATAACGCCACAGCTGTATGTTTTTTCCTTCctctgttatttcttctactttgaaTGAATGTATTCTAAATTTTACCTCTTCTTATtttataggccaactttcttgcttctgagggcctttaAAGGTTGATTCGTGAACTGGAAACCAGAGCTGTTGAGGCCATTATTTTGGAGGCTCtcttgcagcaaagcgagcaagaagtggtaacccttagccaagaaattaggccgctgagggttagatttgatgaggcCGAGGCCAAATGGGGCAGAAATCTAGAACGTCGTTCTTGCTGCAGCCGACcctgaggctgcctccgctgaaagagtggttaacttggaggcagccttgaactccaaaagtgaagagcttgctACCGTGGAGGTgaaacatgcccagctagaagagaagtacaggaaaactattgagcataataggctctttagttcaactgtccgcgaGCTCAACGTCAGCCTCAAATTTTCTAGATCTGCCCGGGAAAACATTTCCGCCGAGgttactcaactcaaagaagaacttaagtgccgagcggcttccctcattattgaaaaaccttattccatgtatagcatgaggagaaaaacctcgGAAGAGGCCAAAGTTGGTATCATTGATGTTGATGCCGAAATTactaaggcccgagagcttgagttggctgcaaaaaatggactcccgaCGCAGTCTGAAgctccaggttcttctgattccgGTTTCGAATTTTCGAAAACTGAAGAGGGATCGGAAGGCGATGAGGCCGAAGACTAAACTGGGTAAAGCGTTGAGCCATAGGCGGAACCACTTACTCTTCCCAGCAATACGGATATTTCTCTTCTTCCTGGTCTAGGAAGCGCTAcagtttagcttttcctttcttttttcattttgtaCTTGTAACGTTTTTGGCCCATTCTTGTGAATAAAAACATACTTTTTGATCAAAtatcgtttgagtcttactttcgtttgaatatccatgcaagctTTTAAATTTTGCATTTGCTCAAGCATTCCGTGCGTGTTGTTCATCTCGCGTTTcactatgtgtagtctcggatgccttttcttcgaagcattttggtttcgagtattatcccttttatatgagggtttttatgaatatttactcaagtttgctttttgcgtccttttcatatgcggcttcgggtgtattttttcccCGATAATATTTTGGATTTcgggcattgattcttccggaaccaaccctttaatgtgagggtttttataaatatttgcgcaagttttcTTTTTGCGTCCTTTTTATATACAACGTCGGGTGTATTTTTTCCCGATGGCATTTTGGAATTCGAgcattgattcttccggaaccCACCCTTTAActtgagggtttttataagagagggccctcttatgtttacggtgctcttgaagaggacgtcttaTGTTCATTAAGGCACTAATATTTGatgtacttgtttaactttcaaatgacaaaatcagcTTATCGCTCAGAGAAAAAACAAGATAAatgcaaaaggatttcattttattccttttgTTTTTAGAAgttacataagcattttgctatgcagaaaagaaattgccattacttgtggctaacttgctcaacttgtttctacggggctggctgcgcagtccccggtcccgatgatacatTTTGATTCCGGATTTTCATTCTCAGTTGACGTGGCAATGATTGTtatcgtatcctcatatcattccccctagTGTTTGAATGTGAAAAttatgaattggaacactggaagtcttgtatcttcgaaggtcCCACAAATGTAATAtttaggtaatccttcactcgacaacatatcttgtttccccttaggaatccatgctatcgagtGAAAGAATACCTTACAGTCCTCTGGCGGTTTATGCCCGTGAATGGTCGGGTAACCTTTGtttggtagcaaacttaacttcccgatgataatttgctatcgaaccaaagatttcCTAATCGTCCCCGAGTGGGAGCTTGTTCGTTTGCCTTACAataaaaggtcttattgttgttgtcttcgtagtatgctttctgtcgctacctcattaaaaaccttgctagaaaaacccaattaggacaaaaactgaacgaagggaaaaagagtatagcacatactttctgtttgagtgttgttcatcagaaataatatcttttgaggtgtgccacattccaattgTTGGGTAACTTGTccccattctggttctccaactcgtatgaacctttcccagtgacAGCTGAAATTCGGTAaggaccttcccacgttggacctagctttcccGTGTTGAGCTCCCGGGAATTTTgtgttactttccttagaaccaagtctcctactttgaaaaaaatagaaattggctcttcgattgtaatatcgctCTATCCTCTGTTTTTGGGCTATCATTCTTACATGCACCAAGTCCTTGCGTCCCTCAAACAGTTCCAAAttgattagcattgcttcgtCGTTCGATTCTTCATTTGTTtgagaatatctcaaagtgggttcgcccACTTCAACCAGGATTAGGGCTTCAACACCGTACACGAGAGAAAAAGGAGTTTCTCATGTACTTGATTTGGCCATTATTCGGTAGGACCATAGAACTCCGGGaaactcttcgggccatttgccttttgctacttcaaaccttttctttaggttctgAATGATCACGTTATTTGTTGACtctgcttgaccatttgcgctcggatgataaggcgaggatgtgattctctttattttaGATCTTCgaagaactttgtaacttttgcaccgataaattgtggtccattgtcgcatgctatctcttttggtattccaaacctgcaaattatattttttcttAGGAAATTGACCACTTCGcattctccgatcttctgataagaacttgcttccacccatttcgaaaaataatcagtcaaaaataaaagaaaccttaccttttcgGAGCCGATGGCAACggaccgacgatatccatcccatatttcatgaacgaccacgaGTACAGAACCAAATGTAAGGGTTCTctcggttgatgtactagtgatgcATAGCGTTGGAACTTATCACATTTTCATTCAaaatctttggcgtcttgttccatgcgaggc
Protein-coding sequences here:
- the LOC138899395 gene encoding serine/threonine receptor-like kinase NFP — translated: MRIKPMYGTFSLLFFIIFLLYNQNLCYAQDAPSTTGYSCNPSQFYPCQTYVFYRARGPEFLDLASIGDLFSISRLMIANPSNISTPNTTLVNDQSLLVPITCSCNNINTTFGNISYAGLNYSFNSGDTMYMISTVKFQNLTTFQSAEVVNPTVVPENIDIGQAIEFPIFCKCPNRTQTQPQNQNQPRYLISYVFQPFDNISSIASRFGTTPQSIREINGNNPKIFDTLFIPLSKLPNITQPTASNGPPPVTNTTVVQENDKKGTVIGLAIGLGISGLLLILLAGLWGYREKSGKSKREKYSDVERQKSLYLGSKKESLNKEVEVNLMADVSDCLDKYKMYKIEQLWEATDGFDEGCLIQGSVYKGIIDGEVFAIKKMKWNAREELKILQKVNHGNLVKLDGFCIDPKEANCYLVYEYVENGSLHSWLHEGIKEKLSWKTRLKIATDVANGLLYIHEHTRPRVVHKDIKSSNILLDSNMRAKVANFGLAKSGCNAITMHIVGTQGYIAPEYLTDGIVSTKMDVFSFGVVLLELMSGREAIDDEGKVLWAKVGEILEGSEERKVKKLQEWMDDSLLREECTMESVMNVMSVAISCLNKDPSKRPSMVEIVYALSKSIDPFSDISEEGLSPRQVTAR